The proteins below are encoded in one region of Thioalkalivibrio sp. K90mix:
- a CDS encoding NADH-quinone oxidoreductase subunit L: MIETQWLIPLLPFLAALLVHLFGARLGKRVAQLSVGLNLVVVLVAAFQLTAYIVNDTGPQWAGLAGGLGSLQIDPLSAIMALVVAGISLVVHIYSIRYMIEEPGYARFFMLLDLMTGSILLMVMAGDLITLLVAWHLIGVFLYFLLAHNTEPLNAQRYAFWTFITYRLGDLPLVLAAMVLFQAYGALDFPTLFARIEATPDARTFLDLPVAGTVAFLVALAAFAKSAQFPLHTWLPYSMEGPTPVSALMHAGIVNAGGIIINRFAPVFVHSSEVLHLLFIVGLLTAILGSMLMLAQNDIKKSLGYSTVGQMGFMIMETGAGAFALAIFHLIAHGLFKGTLFLGAGKVIGAARKHDGVPNDPLYDFLVERKPAPTRLPWLLIGAAMLIVPLVILVLAHAWVAPDFFQKQGAIVLLFFGWITGVQVLFATHRLDTENPLRMMALIVLSFAVIVIGYSFIGHSFESFLYPDAEFRAALYAAAGIDQITFGVLIVLLALVMVAGWLGAYLTHVRRQRVDREHGRTWLTLYALFSREFYIADLYHRMTVSMLALSRRLNIWLRWG, from the coding sequence ATGATCGAGACGCAGTGGCTGATCCCTCTCCTTCCCTTTCTCGCGGCGCTACTGGTCCATTTGTTTGGTGCCCGGCTGGGCAAGCGCGTCGCGCAACTGAGTGTCGGCCTCAACCTGGTCGTGGTGCTGGTGGCCGCTTTCCAGCTGACTGCCTATATCGTCAACGACACAGGGCCCCAATGGGCTGGCCTGGCCGGCGGCCTGGGCAGTCTGCAGATCGATCCGCTGAGCGCGATCATGGCGCTGGTGGTCGCCGGCATCAGCCTGGTGGTCCACATCTACTCGATCCGCTACATGATCGAGGAACCGGGGTACGCCCGTTTTTTCATGCTGCTGGACCTGATGACCGGCTCGATCCTGCTGATGGTGATGGCCGGCGACCTGATCACCCTGCTGGTGGCCTGGCACCTGATCGGCGTCTTCCTGTATTTCCTGCTGGCGCACAACACCGAACCTCTCAACGCGCAGCGCTACGCCTTCTGGACGTTCATCACCTATCGCCTGGGTGATCTGCCGCTGGTACTGGCCGCGATGGTGCTGTTCCAGGCCTACGGCGCGCTGGACTTCCCCACCCTGTTCGCCCGCATCGAAGCGACGCCGGACGCCCGCACGTTCCTGGACCTGCCGGTCGCCGGAACCGTGGCCTTCCTGGTGGCATTGGCGGCCTTTGCCAAATCCGCGCAGTTCCCACTGCACACCTGGCTGCCCTATTCCATGGAGGGTCCGACGCCGGTTTCGGCATTGATGCACGCGGGTATCGTCAACGCGGGTGGCATCATCATCAATCGCTTCGCACCGGTATTCGTCCACAGCAGCGAGGTCCTGCATCTGCTGTTCATCGTGGGTCTGCTCACGGCGATACTCGGCTCGATGCTGATGCTCGCCCAGAACGACATCAAGAAGTCGCTCGGCTATTCCACGGTGGGTCAGATGGGATTCATGATCATGGAGACGGGCGCCGGCGCGTTCGCGCTGGCAATCTTCCACCTGATTGCCCACGGACTGTTCAAGGGCACCCTGTTCCTCGGTGCCGGCAAGGTGATTGGCGCCGCACGCAAGCACGACGGCGTGCCCAACGACCCGCTCTACGATTTTCTGGTCGAACGCAAGCCGGCCCCCACCCGCCTGCCGTGGCTGCTGATCGGTGCGGCGATGCTGATCGTGCCGCTGGTGATTCTGGTGCTGGCACATGCCTGGGTGGCCCCGGACTTTTTCCAGAAACAGGGCGCGATCGTGCTCCTGTTCTTTGGCTGGATCACAGGCGTTCAGGTGCTGTTCGCCACGCACCGGCTGGATACCGAGAACCCATTGCGCATGATGGCCCTGATCGTGCTGTCGTTCGCGGTGATCGTGATCGGTTACAGCTTCATCGGACACAGCTTCGAGAGTTTCCTGTATCCGGATGCCGAGTTCCGCGCAGCGCTTTATGCCGCCGCGGGCATTGATCAGATCACCTTCGGTGTGCTCATCGTGCTGCTGGCGCTGGTCATGGTGGCCGGCTGGCTGGGTGCCTACCTGACCCATGTGCGCCGCCAGCGGGTCGACAGGGAACATGGACGCACCTGGCTGACGCTGTACGCGCTGTTCTCCCGCGAGTTCTATATCGCAGACCTGTACCACCGCATGACGGTCTCGATGCTGGCGCTGTCCCGGCGCCTGAACATCTGGCTGAGATGGGGTTGA
- a CDS encoding IS256 family transposase, translated as MAHDTTENPNGPEDPLTDLLRRGARDLIQQAVEAELRTFMETYAEDRMPDGRRAVVRNGYQPQRRVQTGIGDVPVQVPKTRDRSGGGRHFTSSLLPPYLRRARSVEELLPWLYLKGVSSGDFQEALSALLGEQAQGLSASTLGRLKQQWLTEHAEWRERDLRAYRYSYWWADGIHFNLRGEDDERACVLVIIGVLPDGTKEFVALDDGMRESEQSWYELLVRLRDHQGLANGPKLAIGDGALGFWKALARVYPDTRRQRCWVHKTANVLNRLPKRSQPKAKSALQAIWMAETRADAEQAFDAFLTAYGDKYPKAAETLAKDREDLLAFYDFPAAHWQSIRTTNPIESTFATVRLRTDKTRGCVTRNTVLSLTFKLGQSTQKRWRRLRGYEWLDKLERGVKFIDGIEQTEPTNDEASSITDRSAA; from the coding sequence ATGGCTCACGATACGACAGAGAACCCGAACGGACCAGAGGACCCGTTGACCGATCTGCTGCGCCGCGGGGCGCGGGATCTGATCCAGCAAGCGGTGGAGGCAGAGTTGCGGACGTTCATGGAGACCTACGCGGAGGATCGCATGCCGGACGGTCGCCGGGCGGTCGTACGCAATGGCTATCAGCCCCAGCGCCGGGTTCAGACCGGCATCGGCGATGTACCGGTGCAGGTGCCGAAGACCCGGGATCGGTCCGGCGGTGGCCGGCACTTCACGTCGAGCCTGCTGCCCCCGTATCTGCGCCGGGCGCGCTCGGTCGAGGAGCTGCTGCCCTGGCTCTATCTCAAGGGGGTGTCCTCGGGCGACTTCCAGGAGGCGCTGAGCGCGCTGCTGGGCGAGCAGGCCCAGGGGCTGTCGGCCTCGACACTGGGCCGCCTCAAGCAGCAGTGGCTGACCGAGCACGCCGAATGGCGCGAGCGTGATCTCCGCGCCTACCGCTACAGCTACTGGTGGGCGGACGGTATCCACTTCAACCTGCGCGGGGAGGACGACGAACGCGCCTGTGTGCTGGTCATCATCGGGGTCCTGCCCGACGGGACCAAGGAGTTTGTTGCCCTCGACGACGGGATGCGCGAGTCCGAGCAGAGCTGGTACGAACTGCTGGTGCGCCTGCGGGATCATCAGGGCCTCGCGAACGGCCCGAAGCTCGCCATCGGCGATGGCGCGCTGGGCTTCTGGAAGGCCCTGGCCCGGGTCTACCCGGACACCCGCCGCCAGCGCTGCTGGGTCCACAAGACCGCCAATGTGCTGAACCGGCTGCCCAAGCGCAGTCAGCCCAAGGCCAAGTCCGCCTTGCAGGCGATCTGGATGGCCGAGACCCGCGCCGACGCCGAACAGGCCTTCGACGCCTTCCTGACCGCCTACGGCGACAAGTACCCGAAAGCCGCCGAGACGCTGGCCAAGGACCGGGAAGACCTGCTCGCGTTCTACGACTTCCCAGCCGCGCACTGGCAGTCGATCCGGACCACCAATCCGATCGAATCGACCTTCGCCACCGTGCGGCTGCGCACCGACAAGACCCGGGGCTGCGTGACCCGCAACACCGTCTTGAGCCTGACGTTCAAGCTCGGTCAGAGCACGCAGAAGCGCTGGCGTCGGCTCCGGGGTTACGAATGGCTCGACAAGCTCGAGCGCGGGGTCAAGTTCATCGACGGCATCGAGCAGACCGAACCGACCAACGACGAGGCATCCTCCATCACCGACCGGAGCGCCGCCTGA
- a CDS encoding cation-transporting P-type ATPase — MSERERPRNWHSLTIAQVLDALGSDAHGLDADAVRQRLEEHGYNRLPQPARRGPLLRFLAQFHNVLIYVLIAAALGTAFLGHWLDTGVILGVVLINAIIGYIQEGKAEKALDAIRQMLSPRAQVLRDGQRRSVPAEELVPGDIVYLQAGDRVPADLRLIGAHNMRIDEAALTGESVASDKQTDPVEAESDLGDRRSMAYSGTLIAFGQGRGVVVGTGADTEIGRISTLIGEVETLTTPLLRQIAQFGRWLTVAIGILAAATFAFGYWVRDYDLVETFLAAVSLAVAAIPEGLPAIMTITLAIGVQRMAARHAIIRRLPAVETLGSVTTICSDKTGTLTRNEMTVKSIITTQAEYALGGVGYEPHGGITRGGQEADPESDPLLAETLRGILLCNDAEVYLKDNQWTMEGDPTEGALIAAAMKGGLEPKEINELFVRDDVIPFESSYKFMATLHHDHEGGAFLFLKGAPERVLAVCSHQRTADGDEPLDAEHWQQWMDGVAARGQRLLALATRRMENHRRELEFADVEDGGLTLVAVCGIIDPPREEAIEAVAHCQEAGIRVKMITGDHGVTARAIADELGISTEGGVVVGHELENSSDDDLKAMVRRVDVFARATPEHKLRLVQAIQSHGDVVAMTGDGVNDAPALKRADVGVAMGVKGTEAAREASEMVLADDNFASIANAVEEGRTVYDNLKKAILFLLPTNGGQAFTIVAAILLGLTLPLTPVQVLWVNMVTAVTLALALAFEPTEPGTMRRPPRPPNTPLLSGFLIWRVVFVSALLVAGTFGHFLWLEQQGVPDDFARTVAINTLVMGQLFFLFNSRYILEPALNREGLLGSRPVLIAVGVLVVLQGLFTYAPPLQFLFGTTAIGAEEWLRILVFGLILFALVELEKALLRRRGFNPHQ, encoded by the coding sequence ATGAGCGAACGCGAACGTCCCCGCAACTGGCACAGCCTGACCATCGCCCAGGTCCTGGATGCCCTGGGCAGCGATGCCCACGGGCTGGATGCCGACGCCGTGCGCCAGCGGCTGGAAGAACACGGCTACAACCGCCTGCCCCAACCCGCACGCCGTGGCCCGCTGCTGCGCTTTCTGGCGCAGTTCCACAACGTACTGATCTATGTACTGATCGCTGCCGCCCTGGGCACGGCCTTTCTCGGTCACTGGCTGGATACCGGCGTGATCCTCGGGGTGGTGCTGATCAACGCCATCATCGGCTACATCCAGGAAGGCAAGGCGGAGAAGGCGCTGGACGCCATCCGCCAGATGCTCTCGCCGCGTGCCCAGGTGCTGCGCGACGGCCAGCGACGCAGCGTCCCGGCGGAAGAGCTGGTCCCCGGCGACATCGTCTATCTGCAGGCGGGCGATCGCGTCCCGGCGGACCTGCGCCTGATCGGGGCGCACAACATGCGCATCGACGAGGCCGCCCTGACCGGTGAGTCGGTGGCCAGCGACAAGCAAACCGACCCGGTGGAGGCCGAATCCGACCTGGGCGATCGCCGTTCGATGGCCTACTCCGGCACGCTGATCGCGTTCGGCCAGGGGCGCGGCGTCGTGGTCGGCACCGGGGCCGATACCGAGATCGGCCGCATCTCCACCCTCATCGGCGAGGTGGAGACCCTGACCACCCCGCTGCTGCGCCAGATCGCCCAGTTCGGCCGCTGGCTGACGGTAGCCATCGGCATCCTGGCGGCGGCAACCTTCGCCTTCGGCTACTGGGTGCGCGACTACGACCTGGTGGAGACCTTCCTCGCCGCGGTCAGCCTCGCGGTCGCGGCCATCCCCGAGGGCCTGCCGGCGATCATGACCATCACCCTGGCGATCGGGGTGCAGCGCATGGCCGCCCGCCACGCGATCATCCGCCGCCTGCCGGCGGTGGAGACTCTCGGCTCGGTCACCACCATCTGCTCGGACAAGACCGGCACCCTGACCCGCAACGAGATGACGGTGAAGAGCATCATCACCACGCAGGCGGAGTACGCGCTGGGCGGGGTGGGCTACGAGCCACACGGCGGGATCACCCGCGGCGGCCAGGAGGCCGACCCGGAGTCCGATCCCCTGCTGGCCGAGACCCTGCGTGGCATCCTGCTGTGCAACGACGCCGAGGTCTATCTCAAGGACAACCAGTGGACCATGGAAGGCGACCCCACCGAGGGCGCCCTGATCGCCGCCGCCATGAAGGGCGGCCTGGAGCCGAAGGAGATCAATGAGCTCTTTGTGCGGGACGACGTGATCCCCTTCGAGTCGTCCTACAAATTCATGGCCACCCTGCACCACGATCATGAAGGGGGCGCCTTTCTCTTTCTCAAGGGCGCGCCGGAACGGGTGCTGGCCGTTTGCAGCCACCAGCGCACGGCCGACGGCGACGAGCCGCTGGACGCCGAGCACTGGCAGCAGTGGATGGATGGCGTCGCCGCGCGTGGCCAGCGCCTGCTCGCCCTGGCCACGCGACGCATGGAGAACCACCGCCGCGAGCTCGAATTCGCCGACGTCGAGGATGGCGGACTCACCCTGGTGGCCGTCTGCGGGATCATCGATCCGCCGCGCGAGGAGGCAATCGAGGCGGTGGCGCACTGCCAGGAGGCCGGTATCCGCGTGAAGATGATTACCGGCGATCACGGCGTGACCGCACGCGCCATTGCCGATGAACTGGGCATCAGTACCGAGGGCGGCGTAGTCGTCGGCCACGAGCTGGAAAACAGCTCGGACGACGACCTCAAGGCCATGGTCCGACGGGTGGATGTATTTGCCCGTGCCACACCGGAGCACAAGCTGCGCCTGGTACAGGCCATACAGAGCCACGGTGACGTGGTGGCGATGACCGGCGACGGCGTCAACGATGCCCCCGCGCTCAAACGCGCCGATGTCGGCGTGGCCATGGGCGTCAAAGGCACCGAGGCCGCGCGCGAGGCCTCCGAGATGGTGCTGGCCGACGACAACTTCGCCTCCATCGCCAACGCGGTCGAGGAAGGCCGCACCGTCTACGACAACCTGAAAAAGGCGATCCTGTTCCTGCTGCCCACCAACGGCGGCCAGGCCTTCACCATCGTCGCTGCGATCCTGCTGGGGCTCACCCTCCCGCTAACCCCCGTGCAGGTCCTGTGGGTGAACATGGTGACCGCCGTCACCCTCGCGCTGGCCCTGGCCTTCGAGCCGACCGAACCCGGCACCATGCGCCGGCCGCCGCGCCCGCCCAACACGCCCCTCCTTTCGGGCTTCCTGATCTGGCGCGTAGTGTTCGTCTCCGCGCTGCTGGTCGCCGGCACGTTCGGCCACTTCCTGTGGCTGGAACAACAGGGCGTCCCGGACGACTTTGCCCGCACCGTCGCCATCAACACCCTGGTCATGGGACAGCTGTTCTTCCTGTTCAACAGCCGTTACATCCTGGAACCGGCCCTCAACCGGGAGGGCCTGCTCGGCAGCCGTCCGGTCCTGATCGCCGTCGGCGTACTCGTCGTGCTGCAGGGCCTGTTCACCTACGCCCCGCCACTGCAGTTCCTGTTCGGCACCACCGCCATCGGGGCGGAAGAATGGCTGCGCATCCTCGTCTTCGGGCTGATTCTCTTTGCCCTGGTGGAGCTCGAGAAGGCCCTGTTGCGCCGCAGGGGCTTTAACCCGCACCAGTAA
- a CDS encoding CrcB family protein has translation MIAWWEGLLLVGAGGALGGLARFGLSQWIDSRTGGHFPWGTLAVNTSGALLIGVALGLVVDPSGASWLWLLLVVGVLGSFTTVSSFSLQTVGVAKRDGPRPAIVYVLLTLGGGLALVYIGHALGRVVGGAA, from the coding sequence ATGATCGCGTGGTGGGAGGGACTTTTGCTGGTGGGGGCAGGGGGCGCGCTGGGGGGGCTGGCGCGCTTCGGGCTGTCGCAGTGGATCGACAGCCGCACCGGGGGCCATTTCCCGTGGGGGACATTGGCCGTGAATACTTCGGGCGCGCTGCTGATTGGCGTAGCGCTTGGGCTGGTGGTGGATCCCTCGGGCGCGTCCTGGCTCTGGTTGTTGCTGGTCGTGGGCGTGCTCGGCAGTTTCACCACGGTCTCCTCGTTCAGCCTGCAGACGGTGGGAGTCGCGAAACGGGACGGCCCGCGCCCTGCGATCGTCTACGTCCTGCTCACACTAGGTGGCGGGCTGGCGCTGGTGTATATCGGCCATGCGCTGGGCCGTGTCGTGGGTGGTGCGGCATGA
- the crcB gene encoding fluoride efflux transporter CrcB has translation MTGYSWRLSAFVALGAALGSMARYGLSWTGLHLMATGFPWDTLAVNVAGSWLIGLYAVISAPEGCRPADPVTRQFVLAGFCGGFTTFSVFSLESLWLFEAGDPGRAVLYVSVSLVLWLAGVWLGSTQGRRWNAAASRG, from the coding sequence ATGACGGGGTATTCGTGGCGCCTGTCCGCGTTCGTCGCCCTGGGCGCCGCGCTGGGCAGCATGGCGCGCTATGGCCTGTCGTGGACCGGGCTGCACCTGATGGCCACCGGGTTTCCCTGGGACACGCTGGCGGTGAATGTGGCCGGGTCCTGGCTGATCGGTCTTTACGCCGTGATCAGTGCCCCGGAGGGCTGCCGGCCCGCCGACCCGGTGACCCGCCAGTTTGTCCTGGCCGGCTTCTGCGGGGGCTTTACGACGTTTTCGGTGTTCAGCCTGGAGAGCCTGTGGTTGTTCGAGGCGGGCGATCCCGGACGCGCGGTGCTGTATGTGTCCGTGTCTCTGGTGCTGTGGCTGGCGGGCGTGTGGCTGGGCAGCACGCAGGGGCGTCGCTGGAATGCCGCTGCATCACGCGGCTGA
- the serS gene encoding serine--tRNA ligase: MLDIRSLRQDLDATVAALASRGFELDRERFESLEARRKALQVRTQELQNERNTRSKGIGQAKARGEDIEPLKAEVGRLGDELKQCEADLQAVQQELDALLMRIPNLPQQDVPVGKDEASNVELRREGTPREFDFAPRDHVDLGLPGGWLDFEAAVRVAGSRFVVMRGEMARLHRALTQFMLDLHTQQHGYQETYVPYLANPESLEGTGQLPKFDEDLFSVDCDQRFRLIPTAEVTLTNLVREQILEAGALPLKMTAHTPCFRSEAGSYGRDVRGLIRQHQFEKVELVQVVHPEQSEAALEELLGHAEAVLQALELPYRVMLLSTGDMGFAAARTYDLEVWLPGQQAYREISSCSNFEAFQARRMQARFRPQAGGKPELVHTINGSGVAVGRALVALLENHQQADGSIAIPERLRPYLGGTSLLKPPSEQ, from the coding sequence ATGCTGGATATTCGCAGTCTGCGCCAGGATCTGGATGCGACCGTGGCGGCGCTGGCCAGCCGCGGCTTTGAGCTTGATCGCGAGCGCTTCGAGTCGCTGGAAGCACGGCGGAAAGCCCTGCAGGTGCGCACGCAAGAGTTGCAGAACGAGCGCAACACCCGTTCCAAGGGGATCGGGCAGGCCAAGGCGCGGGGCGAGGATATCGAGCCCCTGAAGGCCGAGGTCGGCCGTCTGGGTGACGAGCTCAAGCAGTGCGAGGCCGATCTGCAGGCGGTGCAGCAGGAACTGGACGCGCTGCTGATGCGCATCCCGAACCTGCCGCAGCAGGACGTGCCCGTTGGCAAGGACGAGGCGTCGAACGTCGAACTGCGCCGCGAGGGTACCCCGCGCGAGTTCGATTTCGCGCCCCGCGACCATGTGGATCTGGGCCTGCCCGGCGGCTGGCTGGATTTCGAGGCGGCGGTACGCGTGGCCGGCTCCCGCTTTGTCGTGATGCGTGGCGAGATGGCGCGTCTGCACCGGGCGTTGACCCAGTTCATGCTCGACCTGCACACCCAGCAGCACGGCTACCAGGAGACCTATGTCCCGTACCTGGCGAATCCGGAGTCGCTGGAGGGGACGGGTCAGCTGCCCAAGTTCGACGAGGATCTGTTCTCGGTGGACTGCGACCAGCGCTTCCGGCTGATCCCGACCGCCGAGGTCACGCTGACCAACCTGGTGCGCGAGCAGATCCTCGAGGCCGGTGCGCTGCCGCTGAAGATGACCGCCCACACCCCGTGCTTCCGCTCCGAGGCGGGCAGCTATGGCCGAGACGTGCGCGGCCTGATTCGCCAGCATCAGTTCGAGAAAGTGGAGCTGGTGCAGGTGGTGCATCCGGAGCAGTCCGAGGCGGCCCTGGAAGAGCTGCTCGGGCATGCGGAGGCGGTGCTGCAGGCGCTGGAGCTGCCCTACCGCGTGATGCTGCTGAGTACCGGCGACATGGGCTTTGCGGCGGCGCGCACCTATGACCTGGAGGTCTGGTTGCCGGGCCAGCAGGCCTACCGCGAGATCTCCTCGTGCTCCAATTTCGAGGCCTTCCAGGCGCGGCGCATGCAGGCACGCTTCCGTCCGCAGGCGGGCGGCAAGCCCGAGCTGGTGCATACCATCAACGGATCCGGCGTCGCGGTGGGGCGTGCGCTGGTCGCCCTGCTCGAGAACCACCAGCAGGCGGATGGCTCGATCGCGATCCCGGAACGCCTGCGTCCCTATCTCGGTGGAACCTCGTTGCTGAAGCCGCCGTCTGAACAGTAA
- a CDS encoding thioredoxin fold domain-containing protein, which yields MKPIGKPVAIASLLALLLCWPLWAQAEIEEGFDFDDAPRIIGLHTPDWFELSFLDLPEDLERAVERGKQGLAVYYGMDDCPYCEQLFEVNFEKEDIRAQLSDNFDVVAIDVLGNREVTGLDGEVRFEREYASEQRLNFTPSIAFYDADGERIHQMRGYYPPYRFRALLDYVTERHDREMSFRDYLDRADPPPKFDTDDINERDFFINEPYALDRSRIPAQRPLVVFFEREACHACDILHTEPLQEDEVLDRIALMDAVQLDAEDSDTPVLTPDGQRTNPRDWAAELDVHWAPTLIFFDEAGEEIIRIDSVVHLNRLRNVMDYVLTRGYEDYPTFERWRAQQP from the coding sequence GTGAAACCAATCGGAAAGCCAGTCGCGATCGCCAGCCTGCTGGCGCTGCTGCTGTGCTGGCCGCTGTGGGCGCAGGCCGAGATCGAGGAGGGTTTCGATTTCGACGATGCGCCGCGCATCATCGGCCTGCACACCCCGGACTGGTTCGAGCTCAGCTTTCTCGATCTGCCGGAAGACCTGGAGCGCGCCGTGGAGCGCGGCAAGCAGGGCCTGGCCGTGTACTACGGGATGGACGACTGCCCGTACTGCGAACAGCTGTTCGAGGTGAATTTCGAGAAGGAGGACATTCGCGCGCAGCTGTCGGACAATTTCGACGTGGTGGCGATCGACGTGCTCGGAAACCGCGAGGTCACGGGGCTCGATGGCGAGGTCCGGTTCGAACGCGAATATGCTTCTGAACAACGGCTTAACTTTACACCTTCAATTGCTTTCTACGATGCTGACGGCGAGCGCATTCACCAAATGCGGGGCTATTACCCGCCGTATCGCTTCCGCGCGCTGCTCGACTATGTGACCGAGCGCCACGACCGCGAGATGAGTTTCCGTGATTATCTCGACCGCGCCGATCCCCCGCCCAAGTTCGACACGGACGACATCAACGAGCGCGACTTCTTCATCAACGAGCCGTATGCGCTGGATCGCAGCAGAATTCCCGCTCAACGGCCCCTGGTGGTGTTCTTCGAGCGCGAGGCCTGCCATGCCTGCGATATCCTGCACACCGAGCCGTTGCAGGAAGACGAGGTGCTGGACCGCATCGCCCTGATGGATGCCGTCCAGCTGGACGCCGAGGACAGTGACACGCCGGTACTGACCCCGGACGGTCAGCGCACCAATCCGCGCGACTGGGCGGCGGAACTCGATGTGCACTGGGCGCCGACGCTGATCTTCTTTGACGAGGCGGGCGAGGAGATCATCCGCATCGACTCGGTCGTGCACCTGAACCGGCTGCGCAACGTGATGGACTATGTGCTCACGCGCGGCTACGAGGACTATCCGACCTTCGAACGCTGGCGCGCCCAGCAACCATAG
- the cyaY gene encoding iron donor protein CyaY, with amino-acid sequence MSQPSFAVFAEQTLDEIYNRLSDQDGLDDLDIDLIDGVLTLEFEDGAQMILNRQEAAQQIWLSSPEGPAHFGYNEDEDAWLDDRNGDDLHETVARVIGQKLGVRVEL; translated from the coding sequence ATGAGCCAGCCCTCCTTCGCCGTATTTGCCGAACAGACCCTCGACGAGATCTACAACCGCCTGAGCGACCAGGACGGTCTCGACGACCTGGACATCGACCTGATCGACGGTGTCCTGACCCTCGAGTTCGAGGACGGGGCGCAGATGATCCTGAACCGCCAGGAGGCCGCACAGCAGATCTGGCTGTCCTCGCCCGAGGGACCGGCCCACTTCGGCTACAACGAGGACGAAGATGCCTGGCTGGATGACCGTAACGGGGACGACCTGCACGAGACCGTGGCCCGCGTGATCGGGCAGAAGCTGGGCGTACGCGTCGAGCTCTAG
- a CDS encoding DUF423 domain-containing protein has protein sequence MPGTESEPLIRALIVIAALLAAIAVVLGAFGAHALQDRLSERALATWHTGVQYHFIHALALLLLAALWAHLATGWATASAVAFVLGILLFAGSLYALALGAPRVLGAIAPLGGTAFILGWVALAIAAWRA, from the coding sequence ATGCCGGGCACGGAAAGCGAACCGCTGATCCGCGCACTGATCGTAATCGCGGCCCTGCTCGCCGCGATCGCGGTCGTGCTCGGTGCGTTCGGGGCACACGCTCTGCAGGACCGGCTGTCCGAACGCGCGCTGGCCACCTGGCACACCGGCGTCCAGTATCACTTCATCCACGCCCTCGCCCTGCTCCTGCTGGCGGCGCTGTGGGCGCACCTGGCCACCGGCTGGGCCACCGCCAGTGCCGTGGCCTTCGTGCTCGGCATCCTGCTCTTTGCCGGCAGTCTGTATGCCCTGGCCCTGGGGGCCCCGCGCGTACTGGGCGCCATCGCGCCACTGGGCGGCACCGCCTTCATCCTCGGCTGGGTGGCCCTGGCGATCGCCGCCTGGCGAGCATAG
- a CDS encoding ubiquinol-cytochrome c reductase iron-sulfur subunit, with protein sequence MQPAGDSLNRMRIRALLKLMVLGAVIVFAGVLGSYALSVLGGGESERRIVELDGIGPGELKRLDWEGRRILVLHRDSDLQQALGKDDELVDPRARRGQQPDGLELPLRSLRPQWLVVIGESTDLGCELDLVHPDEADGWSGGFVDRCRGGRYDAAGRVYDGQDARRNLSIPEYRFSGDDRLILGGS encoded by the coding sequence ATACAGCCCGCGGGCGACAGCCTGAATCGAATGCGGATCCGCGCTCTGCTGAAGCTGATGGTGCTGGGGGCTGTGATCGTGTTTGCCGGTGTGCTGGGGAGTTACGCGCTGTCCGTGCTGGGGGGTGGGGAGAGCGAGCGTCGCATCGTGGAGCTGGATGGGATCGGGCCCGGCGAGCTCAAGCGACTGGACTGGGAAGGCCGGCGCATCCTTGTTCTGCACCGTGATTCCGACCTGCAGCAGGCGCTGGGCAAGGACGATGAGCTGGTGGATCCGCGCGCCCGTCGCGGTCAGCAGCCGGACGGGCTGGAGCTGCCACTGCGCAGCCTGCGGCCACAGTGGCTGGTGGTGATCGGCGAGAGCACCGATCTCGGCTGCGAGCTGGATCTGGTTCATCCGGACGAGGCCGATGGCTGGTCCGGCGGGTTTGTCGATCGCTGCCGTGGCGGTCGCTACGACGCCGCCGGGCGGGTGTATGACGGGCAGGATGCCCGGCGCAACCTGTCCATCCCCGAGTATCGCTTCTCTGGAGACGACCGGCTGATTCTGGGTGGTTCGTAA